The genomic region GCAGCGGTTAGCGTTCAATATAAGAATGTAGATGCTGTAAGAGCCAATAGAAAAGCTGTTGAAGCACAGTTGGAATTACAAAGAAAACGTGAGCAACAGTTCCAAGAATTGGTTGATGCGAATGCAGGTAACCGTTTCGATTTAGAACAAGCTCAAAACAATGTAAAGCAGTTAGAGGCTCAATTAATGCAATTGAGAGCTCAAGAGGCATCTATTTTAGCAACAATCAAAGCAGAGTACAATGGAGAGCAAGTTTCTGTTGCGGAGTTGGTAGCTAAATTAGAAAAAGCAGAATGGGATTTAGATCAAACTGTAATTAAAGCTTCTATCGATGGTACTGTAGTTAACTTACAGTTACGTCCAGGTGCTATGGCTTTACCTTTAACAGACTTAATGACTTTAGTAGAAGGTCGTCAAAATATTATTGCCTCATTTGATCAAAATGAGTTGCATAAAATGGCAGAAGGAAATGAAGTAGATCTAACATTTGCTACTCGTCCTGGTGAAATTATCCCAGGTAAAATTGAATCTATCGTTTGGGCATCAAGTAGAGGTCAATTATTGCCAACAGGTAAGCTACCAACTGCTGATCAAGGTATTCAAAAGCAAGGAAAGTATTTAGTAAAATTCTCAACAAAAGAAGATTACAATATTCCTATGGGTGCAAATGGATCAGTTGCCGTTTATACATCAACCACAGAACCATTCTACATCATTCGTAAAGTAATGATTCGTTTATCAGCGAAATTCAATTACTTAATCTTAAAAGCTCACTAAAATTTAAGGGTTGTAGAAATGAAAAAGGTATTTTATAAAATTGGCCTTACACTAACTGCTGCGATTGCTTTTAGTGGATGTGTCAAACTCAAAGATGCTCCGACTTCGGCGGAGATGAAGGAAGATAATACTGCTTTGGATAATATGCAGATCCCTAATGAATGGGCGATGCAAGAAATGGACTCCGCAGCAATTGATCTTTCTTGGGTAAAAGAATGGGAAACAGATGCTATTGATGCATTAATCGCT from Flammeovirga agarivorans harbors:
- a CDS encoding HlyD family secretion protein, which gives rise to MVDLILIVYCLIVWLVFIKFKLLAWNTTSKIIVFIIPVVGISALVLAMNVYMPSSDDVRVYNKTVQVKSNVRGRVQDVLVQENSRVNKGDTLFVIEQAPFISQIEGLKASIEKAKAAVSVQYKNVDAVRANRKAVEAQLELQRKREQQFQELVDANAGNRFDLEQAQNNVKQLEAQLMQLRAQEASILATIKAEYNGEQVSVAELVAKLEKAEWDLDQTVIKASIDGTVVNLQLRPGAMALPLTDLMTLVEGRQNIIASFDQNELHKMAEGNEVDLTFATRPGEIIPGKIESIVWASSRGQLLPTGKLPTADQGIQKQGKYLVKFSTKEDYNIPMGANGSVAVYTSTTEPFYIIRKVMIRLSAKFNYLILKAH